The Sesamum indicum cultivar Zhongzhi No. 13 linkage group LG2, S_indicum_v1.0, whole genome shotgun sequence genome contains a region encoding:
- the LOC105175505 gene encoding uncharacterized protein LOC105175505, producing MWDSQWWCSFVPKTLQKQSHHPLLVTQAPNDAVCSNCVSISAIARMLTSWLNRRRMRYLFLILCSPFLLPLFCASCPFICVCYLMCRKRRKADAGRGESRSDHGEVGDEVGLLQRYLEDQLLLVVGSVYECGDGDENDGADVEYFDSPRPLLQ from the coding sequence ATGTGGGACTCCCAGTGGTGGTGTTCTTTCGTCCCCAAAACACTCCAAAAACAGTCCCACCACCCGCTTCTCGTAACACAGGCCCCGAACGACGCCGTATGCTCCAACTGTGTTTCCATCTCCGCCATCGCCAGGATGCTGACTTCTTGGCTCAATCGCCGTCGGATGAGATACTTGTTTCTGATCCTATGCAGCCCTTTTCTTCTCCCTTTGTTCTGCGCCTCCTGCCCCTTCATCTGCGTATGCTACTTGATGTGCCGGAAACGGCGGAAGGCGGATGCTGGCCGCGGAGAATCGCGGAGCGATCACGGGGAGGTTGGAGACGAAGTAGGATTGCTGCAGAGGTACCTGGAAGATCAGCTGTTGCTTGTGGTTGGATCTGTGTACGAGTGCGGGGACGGTGATGAGAATGACGGGGCCGATGTGGAATATTTTGATAGTCCGAGGCCTCTTCTGCAATAA
- the LOC105175515 gene encoding transmembrane 9 superfamily member 1 produces the protein MRSAVRFVCIFIFFFLFLVSSTFGKYQDDESVTLWVNKVGPYNNPQETYNYYSLPFCHPPGSPAHKWGGLGEVLGGNELIDSQLEIKFKRDVERTTICEIELEAAKVKQFKDAIDNSYWFEFFMDDLPLWGFVGEVLPDRANDNKHVLWTHKNLVINYNGNQIIHVNLTQENPKTLEEGRVLDMTYSVKWVPTNITFARRFDVYLDYPFFEHQIHWFSVFNSFMMVIFLTGLVSMILMRTLRNDYAKYAREDDDLETLERDVNEESGWKLVHGDVFRPSQNLALLSAVVGTGAQLATLVLLVIILAIVGMLYIGRGAIVTTFIVCYAFTSFIAGYVSGGMYSRNGGKSWIKSMILTASLFPFMCFGIGFILNTIAIFYGSLAAIPFGTMVVVFIIWAFISFPLALLGTVVGRNWSGAPNNPCRVKTIPRPIPEKKWYLTPSVISLMGGLLPFGSIFIEMYFVFTSFWNYKVYYVYGFMLLVFVILIIVTVCVTIVGTYFLLNAENYHWQWTSFFSAASTALYVYLYSIYYYHVKTKMSGFFQTSFYFGYTLMFCLGLGILCGAVGYLGSNLFVRRIYRNIKCD, from the exons ATGCGGTCCGCTGTCCGATTTGTGTgcatcttcattttcttcttcttgttcctCGTCTCCTCCACTTTTGGCAAG TATCAAGACGATGAGTCGGTTACTTTATGGGTAAACAAGGTTGGCCCATATAACAATCCCCAAGAAACCTACAACTATTACAGCCTCCCATTTTGCCACCCACCTGGCAGTCCAGCTCACAAGTGGGGTGGCCTTGGTGAGGTTCTTGGAGGGAATGAGCTTATTGACAGCCAActcgaaataaaatttaaga GAGATGTGGAGAGGACTACAATCTGTGAAATTGAACTGGAAGCAGCGAAGGTTAAACAGTTTAAGGATGCAATTGACAATTCATActggtttgaattttttatgg ATGATTTGCCATTGTGGG GTTTTGTTGGTGAGGTGCTTCCTGATAGAGCCAATGATAATAAGCATGTACTTTGGACACACAAGAATCTTGTCATTAACTACAATGGGAACCAA ATTATTCATGTAAATCTTACTCAAGAAAATCCTAAGACACTTGAAGAAGGGCGAGTGTTGGATATGACTTACTCTGTCAAATGGGTTCCAACTAACATTACGTTTGCACGCCGTTTCGATGTTTATCTGGACTACCCCTTTTTTGAGCACCAG ATTCACTGGTTCTCTGTCTTTAATTCTTTCATGATGGTAATCTTCCTTACTGGTTTGGTGTCTATGATATTAATGCGCACCCTCCGCAATGACTATGCTAAATATGCCCGAGAAGATGATGATCTGGAGACTCtg GAACGGGATGTGAATGAAGAATCTGGTTGGAAACTTGTCCATGGTGATGTGTTCCGGCCCTCTCAAAATCTGGCTCTACTTTCGGCTGTTGTTGGAACTGGTGCTCAGCTAGCAACACTTGTTCTGCTTGTCATCATTTTAGCAATTGTCGGAATGTTGTACATAGG GAGAGGAGCAATTGTCACAACCTTCATTGTCTGTTATGCTTTTACATCATTTATAGCTGGTTATGTGAGTGGTGGCATGTATTCCCGGAACGGGG GTAAATCGTGGATAAAGTCAATGATCCTCACAGCATCACTTTTCCCTTTCATGTGCTTTGGTATTGGCTTCATCTTAAATACGATTGCCATATTTTATGGTTCTCTGGCTGCCATTCCCTTTGGTACGATGGTGGTTGTTTTTATCATATGGGCTTTTATATCTTTTCCACTGGCACTTCTTGGAACTGTTGTTGGAAGAAACTGGAGTGGTGCACCAAACAATCCTTGCCGAGTGAAGACCATCCCTCGTCCAATTCCCGAGAAGAAATGGTATCTCACACCTTCTGTTATCTCTCTAATGGGAGGTCTGCTTCCTTTTGGAAGCATTTTTATCGAAATGTATTTTGTCTTCACTTCCTTCTGGAATTACAAG GTTTACTATGTGTACGGCTTCATGCTACTTGTGTTTGTGATTCTAATCATTGTCACCGTTTGTGTCACAATTGTGGGGACATATTTCTTGCTGAATGCTGAGAACTATCACTGGCAATGGACTTCATTCTTCTCTGCTGCCTCCACTGCTCTTTATGTCTACCTCTATTCCATATATTACTATCATGTCAAGACTAAGATGTCAGGCTTTTTCCAAACCAGCTTTTACTTTGGATACACTTTGATGTTCTGTCTTGGTTTGGGAATACTATGTG GTGCTGTTGGGTACCTGGGCTCGAACTTGTTTGTCAGGAGAATTTACAGAAACATCAAATGTGACTGA
- the LOC105175521 gene encoding uncharacterized protein LOC105175521 translates to MMNALALGLVLTSLVTAGFFNPSPEKQVSKEDVIVKEGHRVVVVEYEKDDGNTKVLISPQESLISHKFAETGFAANAKDKLSEKMEDAKEKIKEVSSSVVPDVGKVGNQEEEIHHRFSPGELVCDAYGKCKRIIAGAVGKTKEAVAETGHEAADKVYSSKEGAKEAVSEAVGKVKDTATHAAHKVSDKIQEAKANVKDSASEISSKAKQEAAQKARGVKEQAEKVKRHVYDAVDAAKKVKEDTERETSRKMEGAKEMVSEKAEEWMENASGRARETIRVKKERQKELSEILRNAREVAVDVFNYMLPPERVASFMGILHLMGFAAAYGMCVWITFASSHVLAGALPRQQFAMVQSKIYPVYFKAMAYSVGMALFGHLMMSLSQRKGFVPVSGGMFQGFNIMASLAMILVNLLFMEPRASKVMLERMKKEKEEGSGKEGQATEPTGRVADSDSTAAAAGRVTTGGTTTKENPDAALAKAQIIRLTATLERLNSYSSFLNVLTLTSLTWHLAQLGQHLHTAC, encoded by the exons ATGATGAATGCTTTGGCTTTAGGTCTTGTCTTGACATCGCTTGTAACTGCAGGGTTTTTCAATCCAAGCCCAGAAAAGCAGGTTTCCAAAGAAGATGTTATAGTGAAAGAAGGGCACAGGGTAGTTGTGGTTGAGTATGAAAAAGATGATGGAAACACAAAGGTTTTGATCTCACCGCAGGAATCCCTGATATCCCATAAATTTGCTGAAACCGGGTTTGCTGCAAATGCGAAGGATAAATTGTCTGAAAAAATGGAGGATGCAAaggagaagataaaagaggttTCCTCTTCTGTTGTCCCTGATGTGGGGAAAGTAGGaaatcaagaagaagaaattcatCACAGGTTTAGCCCTGGAGAGCTTGTGTGTGATGCCTACGGCAAGTGTAAGCGTATAATTGCAGGTGCTGTGGGGAAAACGAAGGAGGCGGTGGCTGAAACGGGTCACGAGGCGGCGGATAAGGTTTATTCCTCGAAGGAAGGGGCGAAGGAGGCTGTGAGTGAGGCCGTTGGCAAAGTTAAAGATACTGCTACTCATGCAGCCCACAAGGTTTCTGATAAAATCCAAGAAGCGAAGGCAAATGTGAAGGATTCTGCAAGTGAGATTTCAAGCAAAGCAAAGCAGGAAGCTGCTCAAAAAGCCAGAGGGGTGAAAGAGCAGGCGGAGAAGGTGAAACGACACGTTTATGATGCGGTCGACGCTGCCAAGAAAGTTAAAGAAGatacagagagagagacatCAAGAAAGATGGAGGGTGCTAAAGAAATGGTGTCAGAGAAGGCAGAAGAATGGATGGAAAATGCCTCTGGTAGAGCAAGAGAAACTATTCGCGTGAAAAAGGAAAGGCAGAAGGAACTGAGTGAAATTCTGCGGAATGCTCGTGAAGTTGCAGTCGATGTTTTCAACTACATGCTGCCACCGGAGAGGGTTGCGTCATTCATGGGTATTTTGCATTTAATGGGATTCGCAGCTGCTTATGGGATGTGCGTGTGGATTACTTTCGCATCGAGTCACGTTTTGGCAGGGGCATTACCTAGGCAGCAGTTTGCAATGGTGCAAAGCAAGATTTATCCTGTGTATTTTAAGGCCATGGCTTATAGTGTGGGAATGGCGTTGTTCGGACACTTGATGATGAGTCTGAGCCAGAGGAAAGGTTTTGTCCCAGTCAGTGGGGGGATGTTCCAAGGCTTCAACATTATGGCGTCGCTTGCGATGATCTTGGTGAATCTGCTGTTCATGGAGCCTCGCGCATCCAAG GTAATGCTTGAAAGAATGAAGAAGGAGAAGGAAGAAGGCAGCGGAAAAGAAGGCCAGGCAACCGAGCCAACTGGCAGAGTGGCGGATTCAGATTCAACTGCTGCAGCAGCAGGTAGAGTTACAACAGGTGGGACGACTACAAAGGAAAATCCGGACGCAGCGTTAGCAAAGGCTCAAATCATCCGGTTAACTGCAACCCTGGAAAGGCTGAATTCTTACTCATCCTTCCTCAATGTTTTGACTCTCACGTCGCTCACTTGGCACCTAGCTCAGCTAGGCCAGCATCTGCACACTGCTTGTTGA
- the LOC105175546 gene encoding uncharacterized protein LOC105175546, which yields MADRKAATSQANLFPESKEIKYYATQDCTGGNHVGNMKQEISTSRVSGEQVSESVSTGKKQGSTLVFEGNSKYHDPDMQSSGAIASTWTTPVKSDISTEVSLPLGHGSFEMEARKKHHGNAAEDSLHALTHDSQHRTESSCSNSFSVVLPFSLSNNSCQDISKEAYSSWNYVSSMDSSNSKAFDRRSEEPVTASYESGVSGQIARKAIRNARARNSMMISSIVGSQSSLPFKKGDEEISREWRHAAAKREDGVEVLKQPDMYKWVSGNTSSIEEEHAGTVEKSSICSGNSDNFNCSSKTVENIRSCDEHDNLQTTYSGERLINSGTSEESENILAIKGKPVKMSPEMMGKFKGDSWANESSESSIMKYSEVAAKDQGTFIAGFDLNEEINANGTEDFIQPVVTTISSHRVIHVVAKAGRPSGQPTVPLKFEGRLGWKGSAETSAFLPAVHSKCLDRKTCSRNNEPKAPQGFTGIDLNIAALEDSAPNGMPMEHEGILQDSQSEVDSKRSKNLWIDLNCLYDAADEFTQPSLLPVSENHHVEDLNLNVTTSEGYRSYNLQRLGKGLQSLGNKTSDSANPGRRDFNFTSHCQLVDLSSMQHVPQNAYAAVASPDILQPEEMMQRVASLQPKLPFISHTLPPHSYPSKGPFPFGPVDPLPSSIHISGTMPYPRYPHEHGVLPEVFNPGTAHMSLRTPHFLQVVHGQGTGSNTASTHKLDLKTEENLLSTKGTKMDEARQFLFLAKNSSMDEHLHPEAWSSGSMKRKEPEGGLEFYQLGHKQVN from the coding sequence ATGGCTGACCGGAAGGCTGCAACAAGTCAAGCTAATTTGTTTCCTGAAAGCAAGGAGATCAAATATTATGCTACCCAAGATTGTACAGGAGGAAATCATGTAGGAAACATGAAACAAGAGATTTCAACATCAAGAGTATCTGGTGAACAAGTTTCTGAATCAGTGTCTACTGGCAAGAAACAAGGATCAACTCTAGTCTTTGAGGGTAATTCAAAGTATCACGATCCTGATATGCAATCATCAGGCGCCATTGCTTCTACATGGACTACACCAGTAAAAAGTGATATTAGCACAGAGGTAAGTTTACCCCTTGGCCACGGAAGTTTTGAAATGGAGGCCAGGAAAAAACATCATGGGAATGCTGCTGAGGATAGCTTACATGCATTGACACATGACTCTCAACATAGGACTGAATCTTCATGTTCGAATTCTTTCTCTGTGGTCCTTCCATTTTCTTTATCAAATAACAGCTGCCAAGATATCTCGAAAGAAGCTTATTCGTCCTGGAACTATGTGAGTTCCATGGATAGTTCTAACTCTAAAGCCTTTGACCGCAGATCAGAAGAACCAGTAACAGCCAGTTATGAATCAGGTGTATCTGGTCAAATTGCTCGTAAGGCTATAAGAAACGCAAGAGCCAGGAATAGTATGATGATTTCTTCAATAGTTGGAAGTCAGAGCTCATTGCCTTTCAAGAAGGGAGACGAAGAGATTTCTCGTGAGTGGCGTCATGCGGCGGCAAAACGTGAGGATGGTGTGGAAGTTCTGAAACAGCCTGACATGTACAAATGGGTCTCAGGAAACACCTCTTCCATCGAAGAGGAACATGCTGGGACAGTTGAGAAAAGTTCTATTTGTTCTGGTAATTCAGATAATTTCAATTGCTCAAGCAAAACTGTGGAGAATATAAGATCATGTGATGAACATGATAATCTCCAAACCACTTACTCAGGAGAAAGACTGATAAATTCAGGAACATCAGAGGAAAGCGAGAATATTTTGGCCATTAAAGGCAAACCAGTAAAGATGAGTCCTGAAATGATGGGCAAGTTCAAGGGGGATTCTTGGGCAAATGAATCTTCAGAGTCCTCAATAATGAAATATAGTGAAGTTGCTGCGAAAGATCAGGGTACTTTTATAGCTGGGTTTGATCTCAATGAAGAGATCAATGCAAATGGAACAGAAGATTTTATTCAGCCAGTTGTTACAACTATATCTTCTCATCGTGTAATACATGTGGTGGCAAAAGCTGGGAGACCTAGTGGTCAACCTACTGTTCCTTTGAAGTTTGAAGGAAGGTTGGGTTGGAAGGGCTCTGCTGAAACTAGTGCTTTCCTTCCTGCTGTTCATTCCAAGTGTTTGGATAGAAAAACATGTTCCAGAAATAATGAACCAAAAGCTCCCCAAGGTTTCACAGGGATTGATCTCAATATTGCTGCACTAGAAGATAGTGCTCCTAATGGGATGCCAATGGAGCATGAGGGGATCTTACAAGATTCTCAGTCAGAAGTTGATTCAAAACGATCCAAGAATCTCTGGATTGATCTCAATTGCCTTTACGATGCTGCCGATGAGTTTACTCAACCTTCTCTCCTGCCTGTATCAGAAAATCACCACGTGGAAGACTTGAACTTGAATGTTACAACATCAGAAGGATACAGATCCTACAACTTGCAACGGCTAGGCAAAGGTCTCCAATCTCTAGGAAACAAGACTTCAGATTCTGCAAATCCAGGAAGGCgagatttcaattttaccaGCCACTGTCAGTTGGTCGATTTGAGTAGTATGCAGCACGTACCCCAGAATGCTTATGCGGCTGTGGCTTCGCCAGATATCCTCCAACCAGAAGAAATGATGCAAAGAGTAGCTTCTTTGCAACCAAAGTTACCATTCATATCACATACTTTACCCCCTCACAGTTATCCTTCCAAGGGTCCATTTCCTTTTGGTCCTGTAGATCCCTTACCATCTAGCATCCATATATCTGGCACCATGCCTTATCCAAGATATCCTCACGAACATGGCGTTTTGCCTGAAGTATTTAATCCAGGAACAGCTCACATGTCTTTGCGCACCCCTCATTTTCTGCAGGTTGTTCATGGACAGGGCACCGGCAGTAATACAGCTTCTACACACAAACTTGATCTAAAAACTGAGGAGAACTTATTATCAACAAAGGGAACCAAGATGGATGAGGCTAgacaatttttgtttcttgctaAAAATTCTTCAATGGACGAACACCTGCATCCAGAAGCTTGGTCTTCAGGATCTATGAAAAGGAAGGAACCTGAGGGAGGATTGGAGTTTTACCAACTTGGCCACAAACAGGTGAATTGA
- the LOC105175573 gene encoding FT-interacting protein 1, translating into MAKLVVEVLDAHDLMPKDGHGSASPFVEVEFEGQRQRTSTKPKNLNPSWNEKLVFNVKNPQDLSTQTIEVFVYNDNKHGHHKNFLGKVRISGMSVPFPEQEALVQKYPLDKRGIFSHVKGDIALKLYLHGGVDGMEIHYDHHEEAATPLKEVDANKLDDEYYYKETHDKSKKKKKEKQLRKFYSLGTVNGGGGPTPARETRGDFSKAELVSSATTVMQMQFPGKKPEYAVMETSPPLAARMGYWGRDKTESTYDLVEQMNFLYVRVVKAMDLPVMDVSGSLDPYVEVKVGNYKGVTKHFEKNQSPVWDRVFAFSKERLQSSLIEITVKDKDISKDDFVGKITFDVSEVPQRVPPDSPLAPQWFKLVDKKGELLKKGDIMLAVWMGTQADEAFPDAWHSDAHSVNQENMNSTRSKVYFSPTLHYLRVHVIAAQDLVPSDKSRPPDPIVRVELGNQGRTTRPSSTKTINPEWNEELMYVAWEPFNENIVVSVEDKAANDEVIGRVLIPLRNVKRRVENAKLPDAQWFGLQKPSLVKDEGGEKKDKFASRIYLRLTIDSGYHVLDESTHFSSDLRPSAKQLHKPSIGLLEVGILSARNLQAMKGKEGKLTDAYCVAKYGNKWVRTRTLLDNLHPRWNEQYTWEVYDPYTVITIGVFDNCHINDKEDAKDQRIGKVRIRVSTLETDRVYTHSYPLLVLSTSGLKKNGELHLAIRFTCTAWSNMVTQYGKPLLPKMHYVQPISIKHVDLLRHHAMNIVAGSLARAEPPLRAEIVDYMLDVDYHMFSLRRSKANFTRIMLLVSGIQYVLSWFNDICHWKNPLTTILMHILFLILVCYPELILPTLFLYLFVIGLWNYRFRPREPPHMDAWLSQAEDAQPDELQEEFEPFPTSRSLSTDIVRMRYDRMRTVAGRVQTVTSDLAMQGERVLALLSWRDPRATTIFVTFSLIWAMFLYITPFQIVALLIGLYVLRHPRLRYKLPPIPVNFFKRLPSRADSLL; encoded by the coding sequence ATGGCTAAACTTGTGGTTGAAGTTCTTGATGCCCATGATCTCATGCCTAAAGATGGTCATGGGAGTGCAAGCCCTTTTGTAGAAGTAGAGTTTGAAGGGCAGCGCCAAAGAACTTCCACTAAGCCCAAAAATCTCAACCCTTCTTGGAATGAGAAGCTAGTGTTCAATGTCAAGAACCCCCAAGATTTGTCCACTCAGACGATTGAGGTTTTTGTGTACAATGATAACAAGCATGGACACCACAAGAACTTCCTTGGGAAGGTTCGGATTTCTGGCATGTCTGTTCCTTTCCCTGAGCAAGAAGCCCTGGTGCAGAAGTACCCTCTTGATAAAAGAGGTATCTTTTCTCACGTAAAGGGTGATATTGccttgaaattatatttgcatGGGGGTGTTGATGGTATGGAGATCCATTATGATCATCATGAGGAAGCTGCTACTCCGTTGAAGGAGGTTGATGCTAATAAGTTGGATGATGAGTACTATTACAAGGAAACTCATGACAAGagcaagaagaaaaagaaggaaaaacagTTGAGAAAATTTTACTCTCTGGGAACTGTTAACGGAGGCGGCGGGCCTACTCCAGCCCGGGAAACCCGGGGTGATTTTTCCAAAGCTGAACTGGTTTCTTCAGCCACTACTGTGATGCAAATGCAATTTCCAGGGAAGAAGCCAGAGTACGCGGTGATGGAGACAAGTCCTCCTCTGGCTGCAAGAATGGGATATTGGGGAAGGGACAAAACTGAAAGCACTTATGATCTGGTGGAGCAGATGAACTTTTTGTACGTAAGGGTTGTAAAAGCTATGGATCTCCCAGTAATGGATGTTTCTGGGAGTCTTGATCCATATGTCGAGGTGAAAGTTGGTAATTATAAAGGGGTGACGAAGCACTTTGAGAAGAATCAAAGTCCAGTGTGGGATCGCGTTTTTGCATTCTCAAAGGAGAGACTGCAAAGCAGTTTGATTGAAATCACGGTGAAAGATAAGGATATTTCGAAGGATGACTTTGTTGGGAAGATCACATTTGATGTATCAGAAGTGCCTCAACGTGTACCACCTGATAGTCCTCTGGCTCCCCAGTGGTTCAAATTGGTGGACAAGAAAGGAGAGTTACTCAAGAAAGGGGACATTATGCTTGCAGTTTGGATGGGGACACAAGCTGATGAGGCCTTCCCTGATGCTTGGCACTCAGATGCTCATAGCGTAAACCAGGAAAACATGAACAGTACACGATCAAAAGTGTATTTCTCACCAACGCTGCATTATCTGAGAGTCCATGTGATTGCAGCTCAAGATCTCGTTCCATCAGATAAATCACGACCGCCGGATCCAATTGTGAGGGTGGAGCTTGGAAATCAGGGCAGAACTACTAGGCCTTCTTCAACGAAGACCATAAATCCGGAGTGGAACGAGGAGCTTATGTATGTAGCATGGGAGCCTTTCAATGAGAATATAGTTGTTAGTGTGGAGGACAAAGCAGCAAATGATGAGGTGATTGGAAGGGTTCTTATACCTCTTAGGAACGTTAAACGGAGAGTTGAAAATGCTAAGCTGCCTGATGCCCAGTGGTTTGGTCTTCAAAAGCCTTCTTTGGTGAAGGACGAAGGTGGGGAGAAGAAAGACAAATTCGCTAGTAGAATTTATCTTCGACTTACCATAGATTCTGGTTACCATGTCCTTGATGAGTCCACGCATTTCAGTAGTGACCTTCGGCCATCAGCCAAGCAACTGCACAAACCCAGCATTGGCCTTCTTGAGGTTGGCATTTTGAGTGCTCGAAATCTGCAGGCAATGAAGGGGAAAGAGGGTAAACTGACTGATGCTTATTGTGTGGCCAAGTATGGGAACAAATGGGTTCGTACCAGAACACTTCTCGACAACCTGCATCCTCGTTGGAATGAGCAGTATACTTGGGAAGTTTATGATCCTTATACTGTGATCACGATTGGCGTTTTTGACAATTGTCACATCAACGATAAAGAAGACGCAAAGGATCAGAGAATTGGCAAGGTGAGAATTAGGGTCTCCACCCTGGAAACTGATCGAGTTTACACCCATTCATACCCGCTGTTGGTTCTTTCTACCTCtggtttgaagaaaaatggggAACTCCACTTGGCTATACGTTTCACGTGCACAGCTTGGTCGAACATGGTGACACAATATGGGAAGCCATTGCTCCCAAAAATGCATTATGTTCAGCCCATATCCATTAAGCACGTTGATTTGCTGCGCCACCATGCAATGAACATAGTGGCCGGAAGCCTAGCCCGGGCGGAGCCACCACTCAGAGCAGAGATTGTTGACTACATGCTGGATGTGGATTACCATATGTTTAGCCTCAGGAGGAGCAAAGCCAACTTCACCCGCATAATGTTACTCGTTTCTGGAATTCAGTATGTGCTTAGCTGGTTCAATGACATATGTCACTGGAAAAACCCGCTGACCACAATCCTCATGCACATTTTGTTTCTGATACTAGTATGCTACCCGGAGCTGATCTTGCCTACACTTTTCCTCTACCTTTTTGTCATTGGCTTGTGGAACTATCGGTTCAGGCCCAGGGAACCACCACACATGGATGCTTGGCTTTCTCAAGCAGAGGATGCTCAACCGGATGAACTACAAGAGGAATTCGAACCATTTCCAACTTCTCGTTCACTTTCAACTGACATTGTGAGGATGAGATATGACAGGATGAGGACGGTGGCGGGAAGAGTTCAAACAGTGACATCAGATTTGGCAATGCAAGGAGAGAGAGTACTTGCCTTGTTGAGCTGGAGGGATCCAAGGGCCACAACTATCTTTGTCACATTTTCATTGATCTGGGCTATGTTCTTGTATATTACTCCTTTCCAAATTGTCGCACTGCTCATCGGGCTTTATGTACTGCGCCATCCTCGGCTCAGGTACAAGTTGCCACCAATACCTGTCAATTTCTTCAAGAGATTGCCATCCAGGGCAGACTCCCTTCTGTGA